CCGAACCATTATCTGTACGATGTGCACGACATCAGCGGTTTTTTGAAAAAAGGTAAAAACCGTATCGAAGTGATCGCGCGCTATTTCGGCATCGGCACATTTCATCAGATTCCGCAACAGGCGGGACTGTGGGCGGAAATTTCCGGTATCGGGAAGCCGGTGGTCACCGATGCGTCGTGGGAGGCAACGCCGGCGTATGCGTGGCAGTCGTGGACGCCGAAGATCAGCATTCAGATGGAGCCGTATGAACTGTACGACGCCGGACTTGAAACGGTATTTGACTGGCAGCCGGCGGTTGAAGTGAAGCGTAAAGGCAAACTGTCGCCGCGACCGGTGGCACTGCTGACGAAAGTTCCGCGCCGGTTTAAAAATCCGCCGGCAGCGGCAATTGTTGCACGCGTCATGCCGCAATACGCTGTGCCGGTTACACAGATCGCACATCCCGGCCTAATTGAAGCAAATCGCACCGTTGGCCGTCCGGTGATTCTGTATGCATTGCTGACCGTAAAGAAAAAGCAGACATTCGATTTTACACTGCCGAATCATGGCAGTGATAGCGCGCTGCATTTGCAGATTCCGTGCTGGCAGATTTCTGTCGCCGGACAAATCGTAACAAATAAAAAAATCGCACTGGCGGCAGGCACATACCCGGTATTGTTCTGCAATACGCAATTTTTCTCGCATGAAAAAGACTCCGTTTTCCCGTATTTAAATCTGCCCGGCGCACAATGGGACGGGTGGCGCGCCGCTGTATTGCAAGAGTATCTTTTTGCCGGCGACGATATGCTGTGGGTCTCTTTTGAAAATAAAGATGCACGCAGGGCAGAACGCGGATATTTCAAAACAATTGAACGGCTTGCGGCTGCGTGTAAAACGGAAGCGGATGTTCATAAATATCTGAAAACCGGCTTTGTTGACATTCCGGCAGACCGGATATTTATGGACGATCCGGCAGCGGAATTCGGTCTGCGCCGGGTACTTGGTGATGCACAAAAACTGATCGCTGGGAAAACAGTGAAGCCGTCAAAAACCGGCGATGTTGAGCTTTGTTTTGATATGGGCGAACAGACCTGCGGTTATTTTGATTTTTCAATCAAAGCTGATGCCGGTGTAATCGTTGATATTAATGCCATTGAGTACATCCGCAAAGACGGCGCACTGCAGCATGTATACAAGTTCAACCGCAACGGCATGCGTTATATTACAAAAAAAGGCGTCAACCGGTTCATCTCATTAAAGCGTCGTTCCGGTCGATACTTTTTCATCACGCTGCGCAATCAGAAAACGCCGGTCGAAATTCAGTCGTTCAAAATTATTGAATCCACCGCGCCGGTATCGCCGGCGGGATTTTTCAAGAGCAGCGATGCATCACTGAACCGCATTTGGGAAATTTCTGAACGAACACTCAAACTTTGCATGGAAGATACATTTACCGACTGCCCGCTGTATGAGCAGACCTTCTGGGTCGGCGATGCACGCAACGAAGCGCTGTATGCCTTCACGGCGTACGGCAACACAGATGTCTCGGCGCGCGGGCTCG
Above is a window of Kiritimatiellales bacterium DNA encoding:
- a CDS encoding alpha-L-rhamnosidase C-terminal domain-containing protein, with the translated sequence MKKSESAKWIWCTQNDLREYNQTVLLKKEFSAQKISGAELKITADSWYRVSINGRWVHDGPARAYPNHYLYDVHDISGFLKKGKNRIEVIARYFGIGTFHQIPQQAGLWAEISGIGKPVVTDASWEATPAYAWQSWTPKISIQMEPYELYDAGLETVFDWQPAVEVKRKGKLSPRPVALLTKVPRRFKNPPAAAIVARVMPQYAVPVTQIAHPGLIEANRTVGRPVILYALLTVKKKQTFDFTLPNHGSDSALHLQIPCWQISVAGQIVTNKKIALAAGTYPVLFCNTQFFSHEKDSVFPYLNLPGAQWDGWRAAVLQEYLFAGDDMLWVSFENKDARRAERGYFKTIERLAAACKTEADVHKYLKTGFVDIPADRIFMDDPAAEFGLRRVLGDAQKLIAGKTVKPSKTGDVELCFDMGEQTCGYFDFSIKADAGVIVDINAIEYIRKDGALQHVYKFNRNGMRYITKKGVNRFISLKRRSGRYFFITLRNQKTPVEIQSFKIIESTAPVSPAGFFKSSDASLNRIWEISERTLKLCMEDTFTDCPLYEQTFWVGDARNEALYAFTAYGNTDVSARGLEICAQSLERYPIVGCQVPSAWDCLLPAWSFLWGMQVWEHYFYSGDKVLLKKLWPAVLKNIDGALGMLDSNGLFSGKFWNLLEWAPIDQKHATVLHNSLLLSGTIAAAEKCAAVLNDLPAAKKLRAARRKLIKAINKTWNDKKQSYPDSIHENGRPSPKTCQQTSMLAVMCDVIEKENIAAARRNLLKKPQNMTPVCAPFAMQFYYEALERLNEPEAILKSIYKSYQPMIDDGATTVWETFAGSTASPKGFPTRSHCHAWSSSPVYFLNRIILGIRQTAAGGRAFEISPWVKGLNFARGATAIPGGAISVDWKRSGSSLKLVVDAPENVTVDFVSNASLRGLEINVIRN